From a single Aspergillus puulaauensis MK2 DNA, chromosome 2, nearly complete sequence genomic region:
- a CDS encoding uncharacterized protein (COG:S;~EggNog:ENOG410PUSB;~InterPro:IPR001077,IPR036388,IPR016461,IPR029063, IPR036390;~PFAM:PF00891;~go_function: GO:0008168 - methyltransferase activity [Evidence IEA];~go_function: GO:0008171 - O-methyltransferase activity [Evidence IEA]) gives MSSPVSTILEGLAAAGKSFEGNEAGSREALIDLGRALVTQLEIPSEFLQRTFWAEPAQSAIIRMAVDTQLFQHIKEAGDAGITSAALSSKTSIDVVLLERLARHLVAMNLLSFKDGAFHATRLSNGLAEENYQHSISFCYDTARPSFNNFPTHFQQRAYKSPVLGSLDGPFQQAHNTPLPFFEWLVANPPNLQHFDSFMSAYRAGKANWYDPGFYPVAERLIEGFDSTSSDVLLVDVGGGRGHDVSSFTSQHPTHPGRVILQDREPVIAGVLESTDSTSLPFEAQAHDFFTPQPVRGARAYSLHSILHDWSDEDGVKILQNLVPALQKGYSRVLLNEIVVSEERPTLAATNMDLMMLAHFAVRERTEKEWREILGLAGLRVVRVYTYPGVAESLIEAELA, from the exons ATGTCCTCCCCCGTATCTACTATCCTCGAAGGCCTTGCTGCCGCCGGAAAGTCCTTTGAGGGCAATGAAGCCGGCTCGAGAGAAGCCCTGATTGACCTCGGGCGTGCACTGGTGACGCAGCTCGAGATTCCCTCCGAGTTCCTGCAGCGCACCTTCTGGGCAGAG CCCGCGCAGTCCGCCATCATCCGCATGGCCGTCGACACGCAGCTCTTCCAACATATCAAGGAAGCCGGCGACGCAGGCATCACCAGCGCCGCACTCTCCTCCAAGACGAGCATCGATGTCGTCCTCCTCGAGCGTCTCGCCCGGCACCTCGTCGCCATgaacctcctctccttcaaagaCGGCGCCTTCCACGCAACCAGACTCTCCAACGGCCTCGCCGAAGAGAACTACCAGCACAGCATCAGCTTCTGCTACGACACCGCCAGACCCTCCTTCAACAACTTCCCAACCCACTTCCAGCAGCGCGCCTACAAGTCCCCCGTGCTTGGATCCCTCGACGGCCCCTTCCAACAAGCCCACAAcacccccctccccttcttcgaATGGCTCGTCGCAAACCCGCCCAACCTACAACACTTCGACTCCTTCATGAGCGCCTACCGCGCCGGAAAAGCAAACTGGTACGACCCGGGCTTCTACCCCGTCGCCGAACGCCTAATCGAGGGCTTCGACTCTACATCTTCAGATGTACTCCTTGTAGATGTCGGCGGCGGACGCGGCCATGACGTCTCCTCCTTCACATCCCAACACCCAACCCACCCAGGCCGAGTAATCCTACAAGACCGCGAGCCCGTGATCGCAGGCGTTCTCGAATCCACAGACTCCACCTCGCTTCCCTTCGAAGCACAAGCCCACGACTTCTTCACCCCGCAGCCCGTCCGCGGCGCGCGGGCCTACAGTCTCCACTCGATCCTGCACGACTGGAGCGACGAAGACGGGGTAAAGATCCTGCAGAATCTGGTCCCCGCGCTGCAGAAGGGATACTCGCGTGTGCTGCTGAATGAGATTGTAGTCAGTGAGGAGCGGCCGACGCTGGCGGCGACAAATATGGATTTGATGATGCTGGCGCATTTTGCGGTGCGCGAGAGGACGGAAAAGGAGTGGAGGGAGATTCTGGGACTGGCTGGGCTGCGTGTTGTCAGGGTTTATACGTATCCTGGGGTTGCGGAGAGTTTGATTGAGGCTGAGCTGGCTTGA
- a CDS encoding lytic polysaccharide monooxygenase auxiliary activity family 9 protein (CAZy:AA9;~COG:S;~EggNog:ENOG410PIEX;~InterPro:IPR005103;~PFAM:PF03443;~SECRETED:SignalP(1-14)), whose product MLFSLLALAPLVAGHTLMTTLYVDGENQGDGVCIRQNDDPEKATFPISPLANDAMACGYNGETANKRTCPISQNSTLTFKFREWPDGSQGGSIDEGHKGPCAVYMKPVVDATASNNAAQGDGWFKIYENTYDEDGDSKWCTEKLIANNGFLSVNVPQGLKGGDYLVRTELLALHAAQEDPPDPQFYVGCAQVFLDGSEDGTVPEGVTINKDTYDLGIKGLTYNLYSTPLELPYPRFGPAVYKPDAKAASAAKAGSGGNAVQKKGLEPEGCILVRDDWCGFEVPSYSDEEGCWASSKNCWNQTDVCYETAPPTGSKNCKIWENKCNNIDDQCNAGNFNGPPNKGKDLTPKLEGIDGSTAEYSGSISSSQFEGSSDDSSSDSTTTTKTTATATATATADADADAGRESKGKGHCKAKRAH is encoded by the exons atgctcttctccctcctcgccctcgcccccCTCGTGGCCGGCCACACCCTCATGACAACCCTCTATGTCGACGGCGAGAACCAGGGAGACGGCGTCTGCATCCGCCAGAACGATGACCCTGAGAAGGCAACATTCCCAATTAGCCCACTGGCCAACGATGCCATGGCCTGCG GCTACAACGGCGAAACCGCCAACAAACGAACCTGCCCCATCTCCCAAAACTCCACGCTCACCTTCAAATTCCGCGAATGGCCCGACGGCAGCCAAGGGGGCTCCATTGACGAAGGCCATAAGGGGCCCTGCGCCGTCTACATGAAGCCCGTAGTCGACGCCACAGCCTCTAACAACGCCGCACAGGGAGACGGCTGGTTCAAGATCTACGAGAACACGtacgacgaagacggcgacaGCAAGTGGTGCACGGAGAAACTCATCGCCAATAACGGGTTCCTGTCTGTGAATGTACCCCAGGGGCTCAAGGGTGGTGATTATCTCGTCCGCACGGAATTGTTGGCTCTGCATGCTGCGCAGGAGGACCCGCCCGACCCGCAGTTCTATGTTGGTTGTGCGCAGGTGTTCCTGGATGGGTCTGAAGATGGCACTGTGCCTGAGGGGGTAACGATTAATAAGGATACGTATGATTTGGGGATCAAGGGGTTGACGTATAACCTGTATTCGACGCCGCTGGAGCTGCCGTATCCGCGCTTTGGGCCGGCGGTTTATAAACCGGATGCGAAGGCTGCTTCAGCTGCTAAGGCTGGTTCGGGGGGGAACGCGGTGCAGAAGAAGGGGCTTGAGCCGGAGGGGTGTATTCTTGTTCGTGATGACTGGTGTGGGTTTGAGGTGCCGAGTTAtagtgatgaggagggatgcTGGGCG TCCTCCAAGAATTGCTGGAACCAGACAGACGTGTGCTACGAGACGGCGCCGCCAACGGGCAGCAAGAACTGCAAGATCTGGGAGAATAAGTGCAACAATATCGATGACCAGTGCAATGCTGGCAACTTCAACGGGCCGCcgaacaagggcaaggacctGACGCCGAAGCTGGAGGGCATTGATGGCTCGACTGCTGAGTATTCTGGCAGTATCAGCAGCAGTCAGTTTGAGGGTTCCAGCGACGATTCAAGCAGTGACTCGACTACTACCACCAAAACTACAGCTACAGCTACAGCTACAGCTACAGCAGATGCTGATGCCGATGCTGGCCGAGAGTCCAAGGGAAAAGGCCACTGCAAGGCCAAACGTGCCCACTAG
- a CDS encoding FAD-binding oxidoreductase (CAZy:AA7;~COG:C;~EggNog:ENOG410PMTA;~InterPro:IPR006094,IPR036318,IPR016166,IPR016167, IPR016169;~PFAM:PF01565;~SECRETED:SignalP(1-20);~go_function: GO:0016491 - oxidoreductase activity [Evidence IEA];~go_function: GO:0050660 - flavin adenine dinucleotide binding [Evidence IEA];~go_function: GO:0071949 - FAD binding [Evidence IEA];~go_process: GO:0055114 - oxidation-reduction process [Evidence IEA]), giving the protein MRLINALGLSLLSLASGSSADSKGCDALKSCLGDSVFFPSDKVYSHESQNFWSNTEILSPACVFRPDSAQQLGEGIKLLTERQANFAVRGGGHMGIKGANNIDDGVLIVMSALNTLELSEDESILHLGPSYRWSDVYSFLEPHGLGVAGGRLGPVGVPGLLLAGGVNFYGNQVGWGCDTVVSYEVVLADGSVVEVDKDSYPDLFWALKGGSSNFGLVTRFSLQTVKSPLVWAGSYTVSEEYIDQFLKAVATFSADISDPKTHIVPALAPSPGSATLASVILFHDSDSVAFPEAFKPFTDIPVYASTLGFKTLAQFADELGQMVIDGINDVFVAGTVTGTTFDELHRGVSIINSTFFDRLPALYDQVPADNIKAIQLDWQPIGKLWLDASAKAGGNALGLDPAKVYLAYAEVVEWTGAEYDEVVMQWVEETTYAINNATLKEGLYDPFNYMGDAAGFQAIFPGYGAANHQRLVDVAQKYDPNAVFQNLMPGGFKVYSP; this is encoded by the exons ATGCGCCTCATTAACGCCCTCGGGCTGagcctcctctctctcgccAGCGGCTCATCCGCAGACTCCAAGGGCTGCGACGCGCTGAAGAGCTGCCTCGGCGActcggtcttcttcccctccgaCAAGGTCTACAGCCATGAGTCGCAAAACTTCTGGTCCAACACGGAGATCCTGTCCCCGGCGTGCGTGTTTCGTCCAGACTCGGCGCAGCAGCTCGGCGAGGGCATTAAGCTGTTGACGGAGAGGCAGGCGAACTTTGCTGTGCGCGGTGGTGGCCATATGGGCATCAAG GGTGCGAACAATATCGACGATGGCGTGCTGATTGTCATGTCGGCGCTGAATACGCTGGAGTTGTCGGAGGACGAGTCCATCCTGCATCTTGGGCCGTCGTACCG GTGGAGCGATGTATACTCGTTCCTGGAACCGCACGGACTTGGTGTCGCTGGTGGTCGTCTCGGTCCTGTCGGTGTGCCTGGCCTGCTCCTTGCTGGTGGCGTCAACTTCTACGGTAACCAGGTTGGCTGGGGATGCGACACCGTCGTCAGCTATGAGGTTGTCCTGGCCGATGGGTCcgtcgtcgaggtcgacaaGGACAGCTATCCTGATCTGTTCTGGGCGCTGAAgggcggcagcagcaactttGGCTTGGTGACTCGGTTCAGCCTGCAGACCGTCAAGTCGCCGCTGGTGTGGGCTGGTTCGTACACGGTTTCCGAGGAGTACATTGACCAGTTCTTGAAG GCTGTGGCCACGTTCTCTGCGGACATCTCCGATCCCAAGACGCATATTGTGCCTGCTCTCGCTCCCTCGCCTGGCTCAGCAACTCTGGCCTctgtcatcctcttccacgacagcgacagcgtTGCGTTCCCCGAGGCCTTCAAGCCCTTCACCGACATCCCCGTCTACGCCAGCACGCTGGGCTTCAAGACCCTGGCCCAGTTCGCCGACGAGCTCGGCCAGATGGTCATCGACGGCATCAA TGACGTCTTCGTCGCCGGCACGGTCACCGGCACAACCTTCGACGAGCTGCACCGCGGCgtcagcatcatcaacagcACCTTCTTCGACCGCCTTCCAGCCCTATACGACCAGGTCCCCGCCGACAACATCAAGGCCATCCAGCTCGACTGGCAGCCCATCGGCAAGCTGTGGCTGGACGCCTCCGCCAAGGCCGGCGGCAACGCGCTGGGCCTGGACCCGGCCAAGGTGTATCTCGCGTACGCTGAGGTTGTCGAGTGGACAGGTGCCGAGTACGACGAGGTTGTCATGCAGTGGGTCGAGGAAACCACGTATGCGATTAACAATGCGACCCTGAAGGAGGGCCTGTATGACCCGTTCAACTACATGGGCGATGCGGCGGGCTTCCAGGCCATCTTCCCTGGTTATGGCGCTGCGAATCACCAGCGTCTGGTCGATGTTGCGCAGAAGTATGACCCGAATGCGGTCTTTCAGAACCTGATGCCTGGCGGGTTTAAAGTGTATTCGCCATAA
- a CDS encoding uncharacterized protein (SECRETED:SignalP(1-21);~antiSMASH:Cluster_2.6) — MMLRSELLLYLSFMSVCIIDQKIFMQSYRGGSRRTDSGINSTTTVEALSLEGSNGLGSNAVYNSLRVFTTATPQMSMLSAIGNSAIPPFAGSEATFSTTYTFTIAFPDEQPGQSSILPSLK, encoded by the coding sequence ATGATGTTGAGATCTGAACTTCTACTATACTTATCATTTATGTCTGTCTGCATCATCGACCAGAAGATATTCATGCAGTCCTACCGTGGAGGTTCCAGGAGAACAGACTCCGGCATCAACTCAACAACCACCGTCGAAGCCTTATCCCTGGAAGGCTCTAATGGACTTGGCAGCAACGCTGTCTACAACTCTCTTCGAGTCTTTACCACTGCCACACCGCAAATGTCAATGCTCTCGGCCATAGGTAATTCTGCTATCCCTCCCTTCGCCGGCTCTGAAGCAACTTTTTCTACTACCTACACATTCACCATTGCCTTCCCCGATGAGCAACCCGGCCAGTCATCAATCCTACCTAGCCTGAAGTAG
- a CDS encoding uncharacterized protein (COG:S;~EggNog:ENOG410PWN5;~TransMembrane:7 (o20-39i51-71o99-121i133-154o182-204i216-241o253-273i)) — protein MAGLKTDVDFSESRAVEVNVVGWVFTGIAIATVGLKVTARHMVRRLGWDDFFIFFSTALSIIAAALVSYAVTLGLGRHTAAVMAEHGMERVSLTAKWQILGYPFNIGSFSFPNISIAILINNLLDPNPLRSRLLLGMSILQVVFAMISVFLVFLQCKPTAALWDHTIQGDCWPESIFYDFSYFVSAYTTLTDIILAIIPVSVFWKLQMPRSTKIGVCVMMSLTLLSAIVTIVKATYLPLFTNKEDPLYNVTPLVVWGLIEQNVVIVAACIPTLRPFFRQAFGSKGSSNNSSTGRSGGSGFKLSSKPRPKRLISATELALEETQNNETQFDAETGSNDSGNSRQGIWQTREVIVETDEGPENKRLSDFKKVVPSNMR, from the exons ATGGCAGGCTTAAAAACTGATGTCGACTTTAGCGAGAGCCGGGCTGTCGAGGTCAATGTCGTGGGCTGGGTCTTTACTGGGATCGCCATCGCGACGGTGGGCTTGAAGGTGACTGCCCGCCATATGGTGAGGAGGCTTGGGTGGGATGACTTctttatcttcttctcgacg GCCTTGAGCATTATTGCTGCCGCGCTGGTCTCGTACGCTGTGACTCTTGGTCTGGGCCGGCATACGGCTGCTGTTATGGCAGAGCATGGAATGGAGCGAGTCAGCCTCACTGCCAAATGGCAGATTCTGGGATACC CCTTTAACATCG gctccttcagcttccccaacatctccatcgcaatcctcatcaacaacctcctcgaccCAAACCCACTGCGCTcacgcctcctcctcggcatgtCCATCCTGCAGGTCGTCTTCGCCATGATTTCCGtcttccttgtctttctgcAGTGCAAGCCCACCGCTGCACTGTGGGACCACACCATCCAAGGCGACTGCTGGCCCGAGTCGATCTTCTACGACTTTTCATACTTTGTCAGCGCGTACACGACCCTGACGGACATCATCCTAGCGATCATCCCGGTGTCTGTCTTCTGGAAGCTGCAGATGCCCCGGTCCACGAAGATCGGGGTCTGCGTTATGATGAGCCTGACGCTGCTTTCGGCTATTGTGACAATCGTCAAGGCGACATATCTGCCCTTGTTTACCAATAAAGAGGATCCTC TATACAACGTCACCCCCCTCGTAGTCTGGGGCCTAATCGAACAAaacgtcgtcatcgtcgccgcaTGCATCCCAACCCTACGCCCCTTCTTCCGGCAGGCATTCGGCTCCAAAGGCTCCTCAAACAACTCCTCGACCGGCCGGTCCGGCGGGTCTGGATTCAAGCTATCGTCGAAACCGCGGCCGAAGCGTCTCATCTCGGCGACGGAGCTCGCGCTCGAGGAGACGCAGAATAACGAGACGCAGTTCGATGCCGAGACTGGGAGCAATGATAGCGGGAATAGTCGGCAGGGGATCTGGCAGACCAGGGAGGTGATTGTTGAGACGGACGAGGGTCCTGAGAATAAGCGGTTGAGTGACTTTAAGAAGGTTGTGCCGTCGAATATGCGGTga
- a CDS encoding ketopantoate reductase family protein (COG:G;~EggNog:ENOG410PITC;~InterPro:IPR003710,IPR013752,IPR036291,IPR013332, IPR008927,IPR013328;~PFAM:PF02558,PF08546;~TransMembrane:1 (i7-24o);~go_function: GO:0008677 - 2-dehydropantoate 2-reductase activity [Evidence IEA];~go_function: GO:0016491 - oxidoreductase activity [Evidence IEA];~go_process: GO:0015940 - pantothenate biosynthetic process [Evidence IEA];~go_process: GO:0055114 - oxidation-reduction process [Evidence IEA]): protein MADKVNVLLYGLGAIGSFYAFILHRSDRVRLTVVARSNHDAVVKDGIFIDSKIHGQHRFHPDQVIRSPSETAGQHFDYIVCTHKAVDPHGAIIPLDPVVDAKTTIVVLQNGVGNEDPFRERFPGVTIISGVVWVGASQSSPGIVQHTDAENTELGLFPNPSLPTDLEETRLEGFTSLLKQGKTPFRTIPTIQAARWEKVVWNVAWNAITTLTDQDVSGWLDSSPEAEGYTKELMREVIAVAASCGVLLKHGLEEELLARARELTRTGVLRTSMQADREAGRKMEIEVILGTPVRKGRGAGVGIPRLESLYVLLLAVNKRLL, encoded by the exons ATGGCGGACAAGGTCAACGTCCTCCTCTACGGACTTGGAGC GATTGGCTCCTTCTAcgccttcatcctccaccGCAGCGACCGCGTCCGGTTAACTGTCGTCGCGCGCTCAAACCACGACGCCGTCGTTAAAGAT GGCATATTCATCGACAGCAAAATCCACGGCCAGCACCGCTTCCATCCGGACCAGG TAATCCGCTCGCCCTCAGAAACAGCAGGCCAGCACTTCGACTACATCGTGTGCACACATAAAGCGGTTGACCCGCACGGCGCCATAATCCCGCTCGACCCGGTGGTGGACGCGAAGACGACCATCGTGGTGCTGCAGAACGGCGTCGGGAACGAGGATCCTTTTCGAGAGAGATTCCCGGGCGTTACTATTATATCGGGCGTT GTCTGGGTCGGCGCATCGCAGTCCAGCCCAGGGATAGTGCAGCACACAGACGCCGAGAACACCGAGCTGGGTCTCTTCCCGAATCCATCTCTCCCTACTGATCTAGAAGAGACACGACTAGAGGGATTCACGTCGCTCCTTAAGCAAGGCAAAACGCCATTCCGCACAATACCAACCATCCAAGCCGCGCGGTGGGAAAAAGTCGTGTGGAACGTCGCCTGGAACGCCATCACCACGTTAACAGACCAGGACGTATCCGGCTGGCTGGACTCCTCGCCCGAGGCGGAGGGGTATACGAAGGAGCTGATGCGCGAGGTTATTGCCGTTGCGGCGAGTTGTGGGGTTTTGTTGAAGCacgggctggaggaggagttgttggcgagggcgagggagttGACGAGGACGGGGGTGTTGAGGACGAGTATGCAGGCGGATCGCGAGGCTGGcaggaagatggagattgaGGTTATTCTTGGGACGCCggtgaggaaggggaggggggCTGGTGTGGGGATTCCACGGCTGGAGAGTCTTTATGTCTTGCTTTTGGCTGTCAATAAGCGGTTGCTTTAG
- the eng2 gene encoding putative GPI anchored endo-1,3(4)-beta-glucanase (CAZy:GH16;~COG:G;~EggNog:ENOG410Q2EI;~InterPro:IPR000757,IPR013320;~SECRETED:SignalP(1-26);~TransMembrane:1 (n9-20c26/27o624-644i);~antiSMASH:Cluster_2.6;~go_function: GO:0004553 - hydrolase activity, hydrolyzing O-glycosyl compounds [Evidence IEA];~go_process: GO:0005975 - carbohydrate metabolic process [Evidence IEA]) translates to MSSSSLMRTVGSLAASAIIFPAVAQAAGNYKLKNSWEGEKILDHFHFFDAPDPTNGFVTYVNQSHAEDAGLVKVTDSGSLYMGVDYETVLTADGPGRESVRIESNQYYDQGLYVVDIQHMPGSICGTWPAFWTVGPNWPADGEIDIIEGVNQHDANKIVLHTSGSCDVGGEKDMLGEMTSSECGDASGTIGCVVEGQKGSSGTPFNKAGGGVYAMEWQEEYLKIWYFPRSEIPESLSNGKPDTSSFGKPMAHLQGTCNFKERFTHQKMILDTTFCGDWAGGVFGDSGCPVSDKSNPMQSCVNYVAENPKEFKNAYWELNSIKIFQVGGDSEEAHGTQAAATTSKTTEAAPETTATAPSTQTEAVTHETATTTTVNTRTETVTEHTTEPTHAPATTEAPSAPSNAESASSQTSSKKKTSYVTRTTTLCPAESLQTANVVPNPDPTNPASTNSAPPSEASIETIESVAEPETTSAPAVTHEPETPATTQPSIETVAEPETTSAPAVTHEPEAPATESAPTTETSVDPVAQPATSSAQTTPATHAPQEPETSSSSIPPASVIYTAPREGTTSSSTSWKINSSSSIFVSVPSAEPSSWKTTDAALPSGAEPTATGTPTTPSSPVFTGMASRMSASASVVLGALALLLVV, encoded by the coding sequence atgtcctcctcatcgctgaTGCGGACGGTGGGCTCTCTTGCTGCCTctgccatcatcttccctgCAGTCGCCCAGGCCGCTGGCAATTACAAGCTCAAAAATTCCTGGGAGGGCGAGAAGATCCTTGATCACTTTCACTTCTTCGACGCCCCTGACCCCACAAACGGTTTCGTCACCTATGTCAACCAAAGCCATGCAGAGGACGCCGGCCTTGTAAAGGTCACCGACAGTGGAAGCCTTTATATGGGCGTCGACTATGAAACAGTTCTCACTGCCGATGGCCCAGGCCGCGAGTCTGTCCGTATCGAGAGCAACCAATACTACGACCAGGGTCTCTATGTCGTCGATATCCAGCACATGCCGGGCAGTATCTGCGGTACATGGCCTGCCTTTTGGACAGTCGGTCCCAACTGGCCAGCCGACGGTGAGATCGATATCATTGAAGGTGTCAACCAGCACGACGCGAACAAGATTGTACTGCACACCAGTGGCTCGTGCGATGTCGGGGGTGAGAAGGATATGTTGGGCGAGATGACATCGAGCGAGTGCGGTGATGCATCAGGCACTATCGGGTGCGTGGTCGAGGGCCAAAAGGGCTCTTCCGGCACGCCCTTCAACAAggccggtggtggtgtctATGCTATGGAATGGCAGGAGGAGTACCTCAAGATCTGGTACTTCCCGCGATCTGAGATCCCCGAGTCCCTTTCCAACGGCAAACCAGACACTTCGTCGTTCGGCAAGCCCATGGCCCATCTGCAGGGCACCTGCAACTTCAAGGAACGCTTCACCCACCAGAAGATGATCCTCGACACCACTTTCTGCGGTGACTGGGCCGGCGGTGTTTTCGGTGACAGCGGCTGCCCTGTCAGCGACAAGAGCAACCCCATGCAGAGCTGTGTCAACTACGTCGCCGAGAACCCTAAGGAGTTCAAGAACGCATACTGGGAGCTCAACTCCATCAAGATTTTCCAGGTTGGCGGAGACTCCGAGGAGGCTCACGGAACTCAGGCCGCTGCCACCACAAGCAAGACTACAGAGGCTGCTCCCGAGACCACCGCCACTGCCCCTTCCACTCAGACCGAGGCCGTGACTCACGAGACagctaccaccaccacggtgAACACTCGTACTGAGACGGTGACTGAACACACGACTGAGCCTACTCACGCCCCAGCCACGACCGAGGCTCCTAGCGCCCCTTCAAATGCCGAGTCTGCCAGCTCGCAAACTtcctccaagaagaagactAGCTATGTCACCAGGACTACTACTCTCTGCCCCGCCGAGAGCCTCCAAACCGCGAACGTCGTTCCAAACCCAGACCCGACGAACCCAGCCTCGACGAACTCAGCCCCTCCGTCAGAGGCATCAATTGAGACAATTGAGTCCGTAGCTGAGCCAGAAACAACATCCGCTCCCGCTGTCACCCACGAGCCCGAGACTCCAGCCACAACACAGCCCTCAATTGAGACCGTAGCTGAGCCAGAAACTACATCAGCTCCCGCTGTCACCCACGAACCCGAAGCCCCAGCCACCGAGAGCGCTCCAACAACCGAGACCTCCGTCGACCCCGTTGCACAGCCAGCTACTAGCAGCGCACAAACCACTCCTGCCACACATGCGCCCCAGGAGCCAGAgacctcatcgtcgtccatCCCCCCAGCCAGCGTGATCTACACCGCTCCTCGTGAGGGCACTacaagcagcagcacctcCTGGAAAATCAACTCCAGCTCGTCAATCTTCGTCTCCGTCCCCAGCGCCGAGCCATCATCTTGGAAAACCACAGATGCCGCCCTTCCAAGCGGCGCCGAGCCTACCGCCACCGGCACACCGACCACGCCATCGAGCCCCGTGTTCACTGGCATGGCGAGCAGAATGTCGGCATCGGCGTCCGTcgtcctcggcgccctcgcGCTCCTGCTGGTAGTTTAA
- a CDS encoding uncharacterized protein (COG:S;~EggNog:ENOG410PNU0;~TransMembrane:7 (o30-51i63-89o109-129i141-163o186-210i222-248o260-280i);~antiSMASH:Cluster_2.6): MASMDEMPSLAPPPGEKSNFVNPTYDGDRFVVVNVVFLFIALVSMGIRLWTRTFIASGFRWDDYLMIISFMCSCVLSGIILEMLNWGLAVHMWNVPVSHLSPHFLKLNVIAAIMYCIGTGFLKVSVLLFYMRIFPSRNFHLAVWTLVFIAASYNVASVLANVFSCTPVAKSWDMTITEGYCMNRPVFYFANAGLGIFTDFATVLVPVPWLRRLQMPLRQKIAVGLVLATGCFVGVVSCIRLSSLYTLQHTEDLTWATTNALMWCVIELNLGITGGCVTAMRPFVRRYFPRLLGLSSSRSNNAYAYPSQSRGNSHPLGSMPRSGKPAFSNTGTQFSTTFKSGNSSEEHILPSRSLGKEVDGIMRTVEIDVKQSGGASGSASNV; encoded by the exons ATGGCCTCAATGGATGAAATGCCATCGCTGGCGCCGCCACCCGGGGAGAAGTCCAACTTTGTCAATCCAACGTACGATGGCGACAGGTTTGTGGTGGTGAATGTTGTGTTCCTGTTCATCGCGCTGGTGTCGATGGGGATTCGACTATGGACTCGAACGTTTATTGCGAGTGGGTTCCGCTGGGACGACT ATTTAATGATTATTTCGTTT ATGTGTTCATGCGTGCTGAGCGGGATTATTCTCGAGA TGCTGAACTGGGGACTCGCCGTGCATATGTGGAATGTCCCTGTCAGCCATCTCTCACCACACTTCCTCAAG CTTAACGTCATCGCCGCGATAATGTACTGCATCGGCACGGGCTTCCTCAAAGTGTCGGTGCTGCTGTTCTACATGCGCATCTTCCCCAGCCGCAACTTCCACCTGGCCGTGTGGACGCTCGTCTTCATTGCAGCCTCGTACAACGTCGCCAGCGTGCTCGCCAACGTCTTCTCGTGCACCCCGGTTGCGAAGTCGTGGGACATGACTATCACCGAAGGCTACTGCATGAACCGGCCGGTGTTCTACTTTGCGAATGCGGGATTGGGTATCTTTACTGATTTCGCGACTGTCTTGGTTCCTGT ACCCTGGCTGCGACGACTGCAGATGCCGCTGAGACAGAAGATTGCCGTGGGCTTGGTGCTAGCCACTGGATGCTT TGTCGGCGTCGTGAGCTGCATCCGTCTGTCTAGTCTCTACACCCTCCAGCACACCGAAGACCTAACCT GggccaccaccaacgccCTAATGTGGTGCGTGATCGAGCTCAACCTAGGCATCACCGGCGGCTGCGTGACAGCCATGCGCCCCTTCGTGCGCCGCTACTTCCCCCGTCTCCTCGGACTCTCGTCAAGCAGAAGCAACAATGCATACGCGTATCCGTCGCAGTCGCGCGGCAACTCGCACCCGCTGGGCTCCATGCCGCGCTCTGGGAAGCCGGCGTTCTCGAACACCGGGACCCAGTTCTCCACGACGTTCAAGTCGGGGAATTCGAGCGAGGAGCATATTCTGCCGTCGCGCTCGCTGGGgaaggaggtggatgggATTATGCGGACGGTGGAGATTGACGTGAAGCAATCGGGCGGCGCGAGTGGGAGTGCGAGTAATGTCTAG